Part of the Ctenopharyngodon idella isolate HZGC_01 chromosome 24, HZGC01, whole genome shotgun sequence genome, ttttaatgtttttgaaagaagtctcatacttatcaagcctgcatttatttgatcaaaaatacagaaaaaaacagcaatattgtgaaatattattacaatttaaaataatggttttctattttaatatatgtgaaCAAAAGCTTCATTGATGTGGCACTAGCCTATTTCACAGTAAAAACTTCATAATCTGTCCAAAACAGGCCAAAGAAATCttgtctaaacattcatattacctctatgacattttatgtatcatatttgttatattatagagcctataaatgttaatgtgcagtttaatacattgctaacacattttgttcagtatttattacgcatttcagtcgatttcactcatctcagtatagcaatatagtttGGGAAAATATGGCATGTTTACTTATGTAAGTTATGTGTAGTAGCCTAAGCGAAACTGCACGTCTGTgccagtcacacacacagagacacacagaacatgcaggattcatatttaaacagtctttttgtggtttaatattcacagacactatatcATGATTATAATAAAgaacttaagaataaaaaacTTACCATTCACAATCATGGCTTGATCAAGTTGATTCTcgaaattaaattgaatgtcacgctcttcctctgaggtaaatTCTTCCAGAATTATTCCTCACCATGTCTCAAAACGATGTACATGAATCTGACTAAGCTTGATGCGTTTTGTTGACTTGATGTGGGCGTTGACTCTGTTGCATGaatcgcctcagaatttgcctTTGAATAGTGTGCACTCTCTGTGGGTGTGggcaaggaaggaaggaaggactTTCCTTGTCTCTGAGCATAAGAGCTTGGGTAATAGCCGAAGGACAGCTATGAGTCTTAGGATGTGCCCTGAGTGATTGACGCATCTGACTCTGGCTAAGTAAGTCCGTAGAgtccatttaaagggttagttcaccccaaaatgaaaattctgtcattaattactcaccctcatgtcgttccacacctgtaagactttcgttcttcttcggaagacaaattaggatatttttgatgacagaatgctgtcagatttccttccattgactgcctttgcaactatcacttttaaaaaactccataaagagatcggaaaactaatccatataaatcgagcagtttagtccagattttctgaagagaatcgatcaCTTGTTATGACgaacagatttcatttaggcttttactcgcatgtaaacatcTATCAGCGAACACAAGCAAAATTGATGCTAATGGCTGAAGCTGAAGCTGAAGGCGTCCCCATAGCGTTGATCCAGATGCAGTGTTTCATTCCTCAGGAAAAAGTCagtcgtaacctgagacattttctttttctctgaaCCCTTTGAAAAtccagaaaaaacaacaacaacaaatttaTATGGTTGGTctgttttgaattaaattagcaactgtcattaaaagacacaaactattttttttttattaaaaatgatttgttaAACTGTGGCATATatactaattaatattaattgtaaaatgtttttcatttctaCTTGTAACTTTCTTgcttataatgataaaaaaagttACTGATGTTGATATGAATTATTATTGCAAATATTTCTTACATTTCTTATGTCTATTTTTCTTCCAAAAGTGTCAGTAAGTTTCAGTTCGGTGTCAAAGCCAAAACTGGTTCTTTGTAGGAATGCTGAAACTTTAACTGGCCACATATCAAAACTCATCCTGGACCCAAATGAGAGAATATCAGAGTCCAGAACAGAGTGTGCAAGGAGGGAACGAAGATCAGAGTTCAGATCAGTGCGTTTGAGGAGGAATTCTGAGGTGTGTGGACGTTTGATGCTTCCAGCCAATTTCAACACTCAGCTCTCAGAGGAGGAAGTGTGTAAATTTCTCTGCTGTGTGTCTCTTTGTGATCCTGGAGTACATGCAATCCTCTTCATTATTCTTGACGATACACTTACTTATAAACTTACTGATGGagacaaagcaaaaatggaGGCGATCCAGAGGATACTCAGCTCAAGAATCAACAAACATATTGTTGTCCTCATTTCCCATAATTCAGAGAACAGAAAAGCAGAATTGCATAATGCAACCAATTGGTCCTTGGAGAGTTTTCAAAGACAACATAACTCTCGTAGACACACGGAAAAGGTGTCCACATTGGTGGGAAGATTTGAGCAGATGGCTGGAGAAAGTAGAGCTGGCTACTTCTGCACAGACATATTTTTGGAAGTTCAAGTGGAAGAATTTCTAGAATCCAGATTTGAGAAAATTCAGTCACAAGGTAATGATTAAATGTCCACTCACTTTAAGTTAAAACAACTAGTACAAATTTAGATTATGTCCCAGCAAGCAAACCTATGTTTTGTCACAGTTACTGAATGCAGTGACAtgaggaaaatatatatttcatatagcTCTGTTATACTGATATACCTCatattcataatataatatcatcTTTAGTAGAGATGTAATGACTAACTACtaagaaatgaaaaacaaactgcatTATCAATAAGTTGTATAGGTGCATTGTGGCATGGGAAACCTATTTGTATGATAtagcaaaaatatatttgtaaaaaagaGTTGTCCAAAGcatatacacagcaaaatccccagagttaaatcaactctgctcagattacatatggtccctctctatatagtgttaaagtaacactgaagcaaaattaaagttaatgagataattaagtgattaattaagttatgattgagcatcagtgatgaacacctgctgttaacaagcagaatcactgaagagaaacacaataactacaaatgacttccagccacagccttaaatgaaatcaactgaagataaaagacattaaatctctcaagatctgaatATACAACTCCACAAAAAGTATATTAtcacattaactttaactctgcttcagtgttattttaactctatgtagagagggaccatatgttctctgagcagagttgatttaactctggggattttgctgtgtaagtgctggtaacactttagtatggggaacacattcaCAATTAACTAccacttttgcctcaataagcTCCTAATTTACtgattattaatagttagtaaggtagttgtatCTTTGAAGTTttggtattgggtaggattaaggggtgtagaatatggtcatgcagaataaagcattaatatgtgctttatgagtactaataaacagccaatatgcaagctaataagcaactagttaaaagtgagaattgttccccatactaaagtgttactgaagtGCTTTATATTAAATGCCTTATGTGCATAGCATAGAGTTTCATGTAGACACTATGCTGGGACAGGTGCTGATAGATTGTGTTGTGTAACATGTCATTTGCTAACAACAAGCAAGTCACTGTTAAACTCCAAAGACTTCACGCAACATACACATGCCTACCAAAAGGGGCTAATTTTATAATGTACTGCGGACGCCAAAACGAGACAAAGAAATCTGTagacaaagaaaatgaaaaaggatGCTTTTACTAATATGTATTATCCTTGTAATGAATAACTGGCAACCTAAGGATGGAGGATAGACGATATGTTTCATGTCACAAACTATTGCGTGAGTTTCACCCACAGCGGAGATTTTAAGGCTTTCAAATAGTAGAAAAACAGCCAAAGCATGTCACTTATAAGTCTGCAAGTTCTGCGTGTCTGTGAATGAATGGTGTTGTTTTATCTACTACACAAACTCAAACACATGTGACGCTTACTGTGTTACATGATCTTCAGTCACTTCAGAGCTTTCttcaccatttcatttgtgGGCTTGCTGAAGCTGAATATAGTAAGAGACGTTCTCTGGCACAGAT contains:
- the LOC127506743 gene encoding uncharacterized protein LOC127506743 isoform X5 encodes the protein MSSTDNTDKMEDICIVTGQFACQSNSSESHEMQKCCYGYYVNRRNFMTHKEQKFSGFTQRTCLRLATMLNAATIQYSLTRYQEKRRSRDFQPEMSVSFSSVSKPKLVLCRNAETLTGHISKLILDPNERISESRTECARRERRSEFRSVRLRRNSEVCGRLMLPANFNTQLSEEEVCKFLCCVSLCDPGVHAILFIILDDTLTYKLTDGDKAKMEAIQRILSSRINKHIVVLISHNSENRKAELHNATNWSLESFQRQHNSRRHTEKVSTLVGRFEQMAGESRAGYFCTDIFLEVQVEEFLESRFEKIQSQGLRENADDESFVVLGQMGVGTIGTGNTTFGNHLKLTKQMSKGDREIRQVKCHDEYKEEKKLIWPKTKSSLKRGDGDLRSLNGGLTETSDLIKNILICVLKMNKGLTDVERHEE
- the LOC127506743 gene encoding uncharacterized protein LOC127506743 isoform X6, with product MSSTDNTDKMEDICIVTGQFACQSNSSESHEMQKCCYGYYVNRRNFMTHKEQKFSGFTQRTCLRLATMLNAATIQYSLTRYQEKRRSRDFQPEMSVSFSSVSKPKLVLCRNAETLTGHISKLILDPNERISESRTECARRERRSEFRSVRLRRNSEVCGRLMLPANFNTQLSEEEVCKFLCCVSLCDPGVHAILFIILDDTLTYKLTDGDKAKMEAIQRILSSRINKHIVVLISHNSENRKAELHNATNWSLESFQRQHNSRRHTEKVSTLVGRFEQMAGESRAGYFCTDIFLEVQVEEFLESRFEKIQSQGLRENADDESFVVLGQMGVGTIGTGNTTFGNHLKLTKQMSKGDREIRQVKCHDEYKEEKKLIWPKTKSSLKILDHRAEG
- the LOC127506743 gene encoding uncharacterized protein LOC127506743 isoform X7 encodes the protein MSSTDNTDKMEDICIVTGQFACQSNSSESHEMQKCCYGYYVNRRNFMTHKEQKFSGFTQRTCLRLATMLNAATIQYSLTRYQEKRRSRDFQPEMSVSFSSVSKPKLVLCRNAETLTGHISKLILDPNERISESRTECARRERRSEFRSVRLRRNSEVCGRLMLPANFNTQLSEEEVCKFLCCVSLCDPGVHAILFIILDDTLTYKLTDGDKAKMEAIQRILSSRINKHIVVLISHNSENRKAELHNATNWSLESFQRQHNSRRHTEKVSTLVGRFEQMAGESRAGYFCTDIFLEVQVEEFLESRFEKIQSQGLRENADDESFVVLGQMGVGTIGTGNTTFGNHLKLTKQMSKGDREIRQVKCHDEYKEEKKLIWPKTKSSLKQYLAMLSL
- the LOC127506743 gene encoding uncharacterized protein LOC127506743 isoform X4, with the translated sequence MSSTDNTDKMEDICIVTGQFACQSNSSESHEMQKCCYGYYVNRRNFMTHKEQKFSGFTQRTCLRLATMLNAATIQYSLTRYQEKRRSRDFQPEMSVSFSSVSKPKLVLCRNAETLTGHISKLILDPNERISESRTECARRERRSEFRSVRLRRNSEVCGRLMLPANFNTQLSEEEVCKFLCCVSLCDPGVHAILFIILDDTLTYKLTDGDKAKMEAIQRILSSRINKHIVVLISHNSENRKAELHNATNWSLESFQRQHNSRRHTEKVSTLVGRFEQMAGESRAGYFCTDIFLEVQVEEFLESRFEKIQSQGLRENADDESFVVLGQMGVGTIGTGNTTFGNHLKLTKQMSKGDREIRQVKCHDEYKEEKKLIWPKTKSSLKRGDGDLRSLNGGLTETSDLIKNILICVLKMNKGLTDVERHEGE